ACAACACACACATAAACCAATTCAAAACTCACAACTTCATTAAGAAAAATACATGGAACTTTTACATACCATGTGTCTGCAAGGAAGAACAATCGTATCGCGCAGTTCAGACAAGCACACAACGCATTCTTTTCCCTGGTCAGTTCCATAGATATCCTGCAGCTCATATCTGGCCCCATTCACCCATAGCAACTGCTTCACCACTCTTATCTTAACCTCACCTTTCTCCTTCACAAACGTCACTTGAGTAATCTGAGCATTCGTAGACTTTCCTTCTTCTGGAGCTGCTGCTGCCTCCATCTTAACCGCCAGCGGATAGATGCAAGTTCCAACATCCTCCTTGAACAGCTCGGAGTCTTCTAATAACGACAAGTCCACACCAGTTCCAGACGGCTGTACGTACTTGTGGCCAAGTCCTTCCTTCTCGAAATCAAAAGTGATTAATGGTAAAGTGTCTCCCTTCGTTGCTGTGAGATTGAACTCTGAGTCTTCTTCCGCAAAGAACACGAGTGTGATCCTGTTCCTCCCCAccaataaaacaacaaaaagtaAACTATGATAAGAAACCAATCAAAACAAGCCACGTGGATGAAAgaggaaaactaaaaaaaacctTCCGGGGACGGTTGCATCGAACGAGAAGGATACGAGGAGTTGACCCGGGTTCTCCGGGTCGGGCTGGAGCGTCAGAGTCTCCTTCCTCAGATTAACTTCGTTGAGGATCGTGGCGGGCTTCTGGTACTCGATGTAAGGAGTCCGCGTCGTCGCGGGGACTTTGTGCTTTTTTCCACCGTCTCTGATGCGGCAGCAGCAGCAGAAGATGTTCCCCATGGCTGAGTGAGCTCAGAGATTCAACAATGGTTGATGCTTTttctttgattgattgattttggAGGATTTTGAGATGAATCCGAGTTTGGGTGTTATAAGGCAAACGAGGGACAAGTCAATGCTAATCATTATTTAAGCTAATCAAGTTAACGTCTTTgtcttattaattaataaaataaaataacttagCTAGGTCACTAGTGTAAAAGGTCCTAAAGTCTATGATAGTCGGAAAAGTTATTCTCGACCTACTAATATATGTTAGGCTTATATTAATTTGTGTGGTTTAGTGGAAAACATCGGTTAAAGGCTTTAAAAAAAGCTAACTTGTGTGTGGATTACATCATCGGTTCATTATTAGTCAatatttgcttcttctttttctttcaaaatattcctaacatttttttggtaaaatgtctCGATTGTAGAACGTACACTAATAATACagcaaatatttaattatgaaatttagGTATGATGATCTCTTAATTAAACCCCAGGTGATGAGACTATATACAAAGTTCATATAACGTAAAAGGTGATCTTTATATCATCTTGACAATTTTTAGATGATcttaaatctttattttatgaCTATGTAATGTCAGTCAAAAAGGAGTTTGAACTCTGGAAACATCCAAACATATTATCAAGATACATTGGTGAGTGTGAATTTCACAAAAATGGAATAgacaacaaaattacaaaatctaCAACTCTCGAGTCTCGATCTCATCTTTTTCCTCGTATATAGTCCCCAAAGAAGGCGAAGCTGAGGCCCTCACCGGAAAAACATGAATCGCCGGTACAACTTCCAAAGGTCCCATCATTCTCGCCattccaaatatatatatcaaaactaaGATCTCTTTGAATTAGAGTTGATAAGTATTTTCGACTTTGCTCTGTAGTTGAGTGTGGAGATTATCGAATACTAGTGATACTTATAGAGAGATGAGTCGTAATCATCGTGTAAACAAATATGTAATGAAATGACGCGGTCTTATTTGTCGCACGTGATATTTATGTTCCATATAGAGATTGACGCGCTTCAAGTAAAAATAATGAGGAGTGACGCGTATACTGCTTACGTCGCGGACACATCTGCATGCCCTACATGAGAAAGACTACTATAAAATCATCTCACCAAACACAAATACTGTAATTCTAGTTTCCGgtttatttttggtttgttgTTGTCCGGTTGTTCTGAAA
This genomic window from Brassica napus cultivar Da-Ae unplaced genomic scaffold, Da-Ae ScsIHWf_236;HRSCAF=403, whole genome shotgun sequence contains:
- the LOC106424056 gene encoding probable E3 ubiquitin-protein ligase LUL1; its protein translation is MGNIFCCCCRIRDGGKKHKVPATTRTPYIEYQKPATILNEVNLRKETLTLQPDPENPGQLLVSFSFDATVPGRITLVFFAEEDSEFNLTATKGDTLPLITFDFEKEGLGHKYVQPSGTGVDLSLLEDSELFKEDVGTCIYPLAVKMEAAAAPEEGKSTNAQITQVTFVKEKGEVKIRVVKQLLWVNGARYELQDIYGTDQGKECVVCLSELRDTIVLPCRHMCMCSGCAKALRFQKNECPVCRQPAERLMELEGNGYCDGDKHI
- the LOC111203760 gene encoding uncharacterized protein LOC111203760 — translated: MARMMGPLEVVPAIHVFPVRASASPSLGTIYEEKDEIETREL